A segment of the Synechococcus sp. CBW1002 genome:
TTGATCCTGCTGGTGATCTGGGCCAGCTGCTCGGCAGCCAACGTGGTGGCCGAGGTGACCGTCGCCAGGGCGATCCCGTTCTGCTGGCGGTAGAGGTCGAGCAGACGCTCCAGCACTGCATCCAGAACTTCGATGCGCTGGCGATCAGCCAACAGCTTGAGAAGATTCAGAAAGGTGGGCGTCACCTGCTCCGCGAACAGAGCCTGGAGGGCACCCTTCTTGGCTTCGATCTCGATGACCGGCGAGGTCAACGCCTGGCGCAGATCATCGGATTCATTCCAGAGCGCCAGGATCT
Coding sequences within it:
- the atpH gene encoding ATP synthase F1 subunit delta, translating into MPLLNSITTPYAEAFLQVAEAHNELEQVVDQARQILALWNESDDLRQALTSPVIEIEAKKGALQALFAEQVTPTFLNLLKLLADRQRIEVLDAVLERLLDLYRQQNGIALATVTSATTLAAEQLAQITSRIKTVAATEQVEVVQKVDPALIGGFTVSVGSQVIDASLSGQVRRLGLALAKVS